From Periophthalmus magnuspinnatus isolate fPerMag1 chromosome 6, fPerMag1.2.pri, whole genome shotgun sequence:
CCTTTTCGGAGCACTCAGCCATCTGTCTGTGGAGCAGGAGACTTAGAGCAGGCATCAATAACACGGAGATAACAACCTCGTCTGCAGTCCTCCTGCATGGAATCACGTCAGAGAGGcaaatgaggaggaagaggaggggaaaaagaaagaggaggaggagaaaaagagaggagggggaaggagaaagaaagagggaggaagagggaaagagaagagagtagGCAGCAGGAGTAGAGGAAGAGATGAGATGGGGGTGAGGGAGTAGAGGAAGAGATGAGATGGGGGTGAGGGagtagaggaagaggaaagagggaggagaagaaagagaggacgagtgaggaggaggagagtgagcaggagaagaagaggaaaaaggaagaagaagaaagagtcaggaggaggagcgagggagagggaggggaagaggagaggaaggggcgaagagaagaggaggaggagaaagggaagaggggggaggaggagagaggagaggaggagaagaggtagaggaggaggaagaagagaagagaacaaTGAGGGGCATGAGGTGGAGAAGGAGCAGgaagggaagagggggaggaggagaaggggtgagggaggaggaggggaagaggagaggaagaggacaggggaagagaagaggaagaggaggaagaggaggaggaaaggaagatgAGAGAaaaaggtgagagggaggaggagaagaagagaagggggaggaggggaggagtagGGGaataggagagagaaaggaggagaaggagagatagagaagagaagGAATAGAGGCATAGGTGTAGagtaagaggagagaaaggagagggggaggagaaagaggagaggaggagagaaagagaggagagcaagagagcCCACTGCAGCTTAAACGACTAGTAGTGTGTTAAATATATGGGAAATGTTAGAGGTATAGTATAttcacattttatgatttattattgcaataattacagtcttaaaaaaaaaaaaaaaaagaatattatgTAGGCTGCACTCAAAATCAACTTATgatagtgtttctcaaacttttaaccaagtgagtgagtgagtcagggggtgagtgggtgagtcagtcagtcagtcagtaaAACCTTAGAAATAATGTTACTTTTtggtggaaggtctgccacctgctggtcttgATCTAGATATTACTGCTtgtcctggaatgttccacagtatgacattaaatatatttatcttgcatttattcagttgtgtgtgtttttatttatgctttattaataaATTTAATGGCATACCGTGGAGCATTCCATACAACCTATTcagcaaaatttacttttcagagcttttatccatttcccctcaccatttacctTCTAACAGTTGTATATGGAGTAATtctgcatgtttgaggaatctttaatcacttattttcaagacgccatattgctgatcaacttCCATTTTCACCTCCGCCATTACACGCCCACAGCCCTgttcttactttgttctccagtttaattttcttaatcagtgagaTGTGTAAGATTCTGCAGCATTGCATAGTTATTTTGgtaaaaatggggaaaaaaaaaaatccattatccatgcagctatccataggaggggccagCAGCTGCACAGCTTGTAATGACGTTTACagcaatgtcagctcccattgggcaccgcagatTTCTAACGCAGAGTTGTTgcatttattaagttattttagatgaatagtgcgatttaaaatgtgtaaattatgacataatgattcacaggtgtcatagattataactatagagcagacacaggcatgtttttaatgtaactCCTGGGCCCGTatgattttatgatctatgttataatgttgtttcctcaacaaaaacatacctggagttgtggtttgtttcattcacacatgtttaacacacaaaccctgcatatttaggtggagttcttctctcaaacggaaatgCACATACAAGCACAAACATGTACACAcgtacatacatgcacacacacgcacatgcacgtgcacacacacacatgcatgcacatatatgcacacacacatacacacacatacatgcacatacatacacacacatacatgcacacacacatgcatttcAAAACGAAAACCTAAATCTATCGATCCTAATTTGTCTCATTGTCCTTCATGTTTCTCCATCTTCCATTTTGTTCATCCCAGCATCTTTTTTCCTATCGTATTGATTGTCTGACATTTGTCTTTTCACCTCAAACTCACCAGGGACCACTTTACACAGAATTGTACACACTTAGGAGAGGCGGACTCTAATCTCCTTGTCTACCCTGTCTGTAACATCCAAAGAgctcaggtcaaaggtcaggtgaTCTTCCTCCTTCCTTTGTCTCCTGTGCATCACCGGGGTCAGAGCATCTTCCATAGACAGCTGAGGATGACCACAGAAGCTTCAGAATCACATCCATACAAGTGTCAAAATCTCAAATGAGGGTAAAAAGAAATATTAAGAAAACCAACAAGTACTGGACTAATGTGCCTTTTGAGCAATAACTGAatcaatgaaaaatacattactgccatagtgtggaacatttcaggcaaacagTAACATCttgatggagacaagaaggtgatgaACCATAAACGTGACTTACttaagtgcatctttaagggtTAGTGTATCTTGAAAATCCAAGGCTTATTTATTAATAAAGAAAGGACAAATCTGGGGCATGTCTggtcttttattaaattattgcaaaaaacacaaaacactaacAGGCAATAGCCCTAATTCcaagtgttgggaagtaactgaatacatgcacCAGAAATACTAACCTGTACAcctactctttcatttggtggtaatCAGAATAGTTACTTTCCATTGCTCttgcaatgtgtgtgtgtgtggtttttcTTCTTTAATTGGACAtaaaaagtgctttgagtgcctaaagtgctttgagtgccttgaaggtggaaaagtgctatataaaaatgaccaTTTATCATGTACCATaaaaggtaaatggtcacataaaCCATATGTCATCATTTTGAGACCCATGGATAGAGTCCTCCTCAAAGCAGTACCCTGCTAAATTTATCCATACTTGTATTATGGTTGGATTATGGTTAATAACTCTGCTATTAGGACTACTGATATTTTAAATAAGGATATTCTATTATTTTATCTATTACCATGAAATTAGAATGGCATTGTATTCACTGTGTTCGCCCCTGACAATAACAGCATATCACCGCTTGACATATGATATCGCTCACCTGCTGAACCTTTAGCAGCAGAGGTCAAACATCAGAATGGATTGTTCTGATGGAAAATAAGCAGTTTGAACAACACCTGTtctaaaaacacaaagcagcCCTCAACACACCTTTCTTCATAATGGTCAACAAACATAGATTAATCAAGAAGTTCATTTGACATGAATAGGATAAGTACCCAGTTCATATAATGTAGTCTAGTAATAAACCATAAGATACACAGATTaggttacattttgttcatggtAAACTGTAAAACTGGCTTAGTAAGACAAATGGGACCATTCActtcctgtaaaaaaaaatgcagccaAAAGCATCGCCTCTTCATAGTTGCATTTCTCCATAGGAAGCAAGAGCTtttcatttatatgtttttattgttgaaaactGGCTACACCTTATGCGAATTCTCCCATAGATTTTTAATAAACTCAGGTTAATATGAGGAATTGAGAAAGTATAAgggataggtgaaaacagaacttTTTGGAGCACTCAAGCCAtctgaggcttgagtgctccaggacaatgcaggattactgGATTAAAATACAGGATTATAAAAACAGACAACATACattaatcaatcaaaatataagTCTGAGTAAGGTAACGCCATAGTAATATGGCATCAGCATAAAATGTTCTCTTTaaagaatgaaaaacacaatttatttcaCTAACAAGCTGTTAAATAATTTCAGAACGCATTTGAATGTTGTGTTTATTCATGTCATGTGCTTGGGGCGTAGTAGTGTGAGTGCAGAGCTGCCTGTCAGATGAGGCCTAATTGAAGTGAATTGACCATCTGTCTGCGTGAGGCCGCAGACAGGGTCATTAGCACAGACATGTCCAGCCATAGGCCAGGCCAAAAGGGGAATCACTCTCCATCACTATCACTGCCTCTCCTCCGCATGCACCGTATGTTTGgattcactttattattaggctaCAAACGTTTATTAGGCTGATACGTACATACATAATCAACAGGTTTTAGATGTGCAGTTTTCTTTAGGTGTGCTGGGTGGAGATGGGGGCAGGTAAAATGTATATTGCTAATAAGCAGAGTGATGCTTAGCAAGTCACTGATGACAGCACGCAAACTGTAATTCTGCATTAAATATAGATTAGTGATGTAGCCTATTTAAGGTGagttttcattttcatataGTTCTTATAGTTCAATTTTTGGCCTTTCATTAATGATGTTTGATTTATGTTCCTTTTTTACAGTATTATTAGTATCTTTTACAGTCACAAGATGCCTGTTGCAATTGCCACAGCAATAGTATGGTTCCTCCAGCTTTATTTATACCTTAATGGCTTTCTCCTTTCAAAtgatttaagtgttttaaattGGTTGATTGCTTTGGCAACCGTGCACCATTGCCATACATGAATAgcctaaaatatatacattgaAGCCTATTGctattgataaataaataaataaataaataaataaataaataaataaataaataaatattttccaaACAACCAAACACTGCGGCAGTGGTGAGTTTATTCATGCAGTAACCTGCTGACCTCTGGTGGCAAGTATTCGAACATGCAGTCAGATTTAATCGCATGCAACATTCATTACAGACTATTAAATTTGGGTGATACAGTGataatttttctttatttattgaatAATTATCCACTCTAAAGGGTCTACACTAATGGTGATACAACGAGTCAATAGGTCATCAAGTGAATGCACCTCTTGTTATCTTCACACTGCCTCGCTAATAACCTTTAACCTCCTGTGCTTTGGTGCCAGAGTTAGGTCACCTCTCCAGGCTTCCTGCCAGTTCAAAGGCATTTGAAAGTAACAGTCCAGAGCAGGAAAGCCTATTGCAGTAAATTAGGAACTCATGGAGGGGCTGGGGAGGGGTGACACTGTTTTTGGTGCTCTTGGACTTAGTAGACTGTGGATCGAAaaggtaaaaaatgtaaaagggcAACTCACCACTACGGTAGCCTTTGCAAGGGCTGAAAACGAGTGCCATGGTAGAGCTGTGGTATCACACATAAACACTGTGCTCAGAGACACACTGTCCAGTCGTGCGGACTGTTGGAGACATTAAACTACTGTTGTACTTTAATGTCTCCAATAGTCCAAGGTGTAGGAAAGTGACTTCAGATCACGTACAGGCACACTGTCACATCGACCAAGGTCAATCTCAGATCAGCCTAGTATTCCTAAAGACTTAGGCCTATTTGATATGAAAAACTTCAATAAACTTCTAAACGAGATTACATTCAAGTTTAGGCCAATCAGACAAatccatacatttatttatattttctgaaacctggttatcaaataaaataagtgatataaaaatcaatattgaaaactACAAAGTTTTTAGTTGTCTAAATGAGGtggtgttgtcatttatgtcAAAAAGCACCTGTCTGTAGACCTTTGAATCTCCTGCTTAAAGCCTTTTGAACATCTGCTTCTGTCTGTTAGCTACAGttgaaatcagaagtttacatgtgctttttttctcactgtctgacatgaaatcagactgaacttttcctgttttaggtcaattaggattatcaaaattatttctatttgctaaatgccagaataataagaGGATTTTTAAATACTATTTTTCACGACTTtattcaaagtcagatgtttacatacatttcattgatatttggtaccattgcctttaaactgtatggcttgggtcaaatgttttggatatccttccacaagcttctcacaatagttggcaggaatttagGCCCATTCCtcttgacagaactggtgtaactgagccaagtttggaggccgccttgctcacacatgccttttcaggtctgctcataaattttcaataggactgagatcagggttTTGTGATTGCCAttccaaaacactgactttgttatccttaaaccACTTTGGCaatatgcttcaggtcatttgTTGTGTCTCAATTCGACGGTTGCACACTTCAAAGTACCGTTCGAAGGACCCGGCTGATGAAGAGTGCTCCTTTGTGTAGCCTCTGTCCACCGCAAAGGCCATGTCAAAATGGGACAGACCTACACCACGGAGCATACATCAAGCGCTGTGCACTTACATTGAATCGctgctgactaatgagctaaTCATTTAAAATGGACTCTGAAATATTACAggtttacttttaattatttattatttaattgaagaGTCAAGTTATCATCGTCGCAggcgtttatttctgtttagattgaattaATTAAGGAAtgaatctttccctttgaatatcaataagCAAATATATGTTATACAGAAGGGATACAGGAGTGCGCAAAATCTACTTGGATGCATTCTTCGTTCACGGCTGATCTCCAAGGAAATGCTGAAaatgcagggcacatttgtcggctGCATGTGTGGtatgcatgaaatgggacaggccttatCGCGCCGGAAGTGATGGAAGTGCCcttcaaatacacacacaaaatgcgCAATCGTCAAATTTAGACACGGCAGTTGGAAGACTCCTTTGCGTCCAAGCTTTAaattcctggctgatgtctagAGATgatgcttcagtatttccacataatgttctttcctcatgatgccatctattttgtgaagtgcaccagtctcATCCAACATTATGCTGTCACttctgtatttcacagttgggatggtgttctcagccTCGCAAGTTTcagcctttttcctccaaatgtaacaatgctcattatggccaaacagtttaattttagtttcttcagaccacaggacatgtctccaaaaattaaggtctttgtccctgtgtacatttgcaaactgtaatctgtcttttttgtttcttttggagtattGGCTTCTTCCTGGCTGAGTGGCATTTCAGCCCATGCCGGTGCAGGACTCATTTCACTTTGggtaatgacacactcttaccagctttaGCCAGCATCTTTACAAGGttgtttgcttttgttcttgggttctTTGGacgcacatttcagaccaaagcaggTTCATCTCTGGAacacagaacccatctccttcatgagcagtatgatggctgaccattcccatggtgtttatacttgtgtataatcaTTTGAACTGATAAATGTGGCATCTTCAGGCATTgcaaattgcacccaaggatgatcCAGACTGGATGATACAGAAGTGCAcatttctcttcctgatatcttggctgatttcttttgactttcacatgatgttacacaaagaagcagtgtgtttttaaattacaaGGTCCTAATGATGGGCGAGATTAATATTAACTGGTCAGAGTGCAAAACTTTGAAAGACCTATGCAATGGCCTGAATCTCACACAATTAATTAATTTccaaaaactgtaaataaacgcACACTCATTGATATCCTCTTAaacaaaccccataattatGAGGCACTGTCCAATTGGGTGTAtttgaaatacaaaagtgaaaaagacacatttgtgtGTAAAGGTGATaagatcatataaacatttcaatgagcTGCCTTCATCTCTGACCTGTGTTAACAGTGATATCGGCCTAAAATCAACATTCCCCGTGATATGGccttaaacatttttataaattCATTTAATGAAATTGCAGACTGACATGCGCttaaaagaaacatttgaatgaaaaactgtaacaaTCCTTGGTTCAACACAGACATTGCAAGTTTAATTGGAGAAAGAAATGCTGCtggaaaactgcacacacaactaAATCAGATCTGGATTGggcatttttttcttaaaaaagTAATAGATGTTTATCAAGTTAGAAAGACAAAAATGTCTTACTTACTACTTAATTTGGCTAAGTTCTGGCGGACAGTAAGGTCCCATCCATTACCAACCAATATTTCATTGGATTTCGCTGTTGTAAATtcaaaagaggaaatatgtgatgcttttaataggcattttatctctgcttgttttgaataataatgGTGATCCTTCTGATATTGATTATGTGGAATCTGAACCTGGTAGATGACAGTCACATTTTTTCTtcacatggaggtcttaaatgctctccacTCCATAGATCCAAAGAAGTCCACAggagctgatgaccttgatccaaaacttctaCTAGCTTCTTActagctgccccatatttaattcaacctcttttacatatttttaatgtatcaattcaaatggcaattataccagaattatggaaaagAGCATATGTTTTTCCTTCACATAAGggtgggacaactaaaaatgtaaatgatttcAGGTCAATATCTAAATGatcttgtcttgcaaaagttttagaacagttggttgcaaatcaagttacaatttatttaaataaatgctcctgAAGTCTTATCAGTTGGCTTTCAGAAAATGGCATAGTATGGTCACGGCAACTGGcaaaagttttaaattacattttctcagcccttgatGATAAACACAATTGtcgctctgtttattgatttaacttaAGTTTTTGATTCAGTAGATTATAAAATCCTATTGAAGCGCCTGAAacatattggatttgacaatgctacatgtaagTGGTTCCAGAatgatctttcaaacagaacccaggcagtagaaGCCAAAGGGGTTAAATCTCGTTTTTTAACCTTAAGCAAaagagtgccccaaggctcagtTTTGGGCCCGcaactttttactatattttttaatgCCACTGGTTGCAAATTcagagaaagcctcatacatttatatgcaggtgatgctgttttgtatgcaagtgctccctctgttGATCAGgcgattttaaaactgcaatagGATTTTAATGAAACCCGAAATACAAAAAATTGCAGAATGAAGATaaaactaatatatatatattttttctaaaaaacatttaagtgatgcacaagctacaaatctttatagaCGAAATGGTACATTGATATTCCAAGGTACTAGAGGaaaatccgaccgatagtcgaaccttgaattcaggaggagcagtgtggttttcgtcttGGTCATGgtacactggaccagctctattcTCTCCATCGGGTGCTCGAGGGTTCCTGAGTTTGCCCaatcagtccacatgtgttttgtggatctggagaaggcatttgaccgtgtcactcatggtgtcctttggggggtgctctgggagtatggggtccggggtcctttgctaagggctgtccggtccctgtatgaccggagcaggagctgtgttcacattgccagcagtaagtcagccctgttcccggtgcatgttggactccagggctgccctttgtcaccggttatgttcattgtatttatggacagaatttctaggcgcagccaggggccggagggggtctggtttgggaaccacaggatctcatctctgctgtttgcaggtGATGTTGTGAGGAGCTTGGCCACACGGAAGGAGCTCGGAAAAGAGACGCTGttcctccacgttgagaggggcctgctgaggtggctcgggcatctgctccggatgccccctggacaccttttctgggcatgtcccaccggaaggaggccccAATGAAGACCCAGAaaagactatgtctctcggctaaCCTGGGAACCTCTTGGgacccaccggaggagctgcgGCCCATGCGACCTggctccggataagcagaagaaaatggatggatggtacaTTGGTTGAAAGAGTCACCACccataaatatcttgggttttggctttacaaacatgtatggagatataatatacatgcagatttcagcctctactttgaaacatttatgtgtgtgtgtgtctatggatAGGCCGCTCTGCTGATAATCACCGGAATGTGGAAAATTTTAGATGATAAATTTTAGTCTATTGAAACAGTGGATGTCAAATGTGTGGTGTTTAATGATTGTACCTTCATGCTGATCCCAGGGTGAGTTTGATGTTGTGTGAGAGGCAGGATCCAGATGAGTTCGAGTGTTGATGGTCTTTTTTGAAAAGTTCAGGTGAGGAAAGCAGACAAGGACATTTTCAAAAGTTACAGTTATGGCAGGCCAATCAAACAGGTCGTCTTTAAGTTTTACTTTTGGAGTCTCTTTAAATTTTTTGTCTTCTTTAGAAAACTGCATTTTCTATTTCAAATGGTTATGCCTATATAATAAATAAGCACACCGCAAAAGATGATAATGTGTGTGAAAGGcagtgttttattgtagcaGTACTGAGCACGTCCTGCAGGAGGCGCTCGTGCTGCTCGCCTTGGCCGGAGCTAACAAAGTGCAGCTTATTCATTTGGTCAGATCAGATCGCACTGCTGCAACGCTATCGGGAAATGGTGCAGGAAGAGCACAAACTGTCCCAAATGTGCGTTTACAAGAAGAATAGCTCCACTAAATAACATCTCTGCCTTTACTGGAGCCCCGAGGGAACGCGCCGGGAGAAGGATCGAGCTTTGTGTCGTGAACGGACCCGCTTTGGAGCACACAAGTTTGAAAAGCTTTCTGCGCCGACGCTCGCTAGCTGCTAACCTAGCCTGCTAGGTAAATACCAGCCTAAATCCTTCGGGTTTTCACTTTACCATCTGTGTTGACTGTCCCGGTGATGCTCTAATTCACGATGCGTGTTGAACAACGTCGTTGCTGTGAGATGGATGCGCTTCTCTTCATAAACAGCTAATTGTGTTAGCTTATTTGTAATCAAGCTAACGCTGCCTGCACAGCGAGCAACTTGTCTCGGAGTGTCGGAGCTAATCACAGCCACACTGGCGCTACGGACAACATCTGTTGCGGAGCTCCCTTCaacagcagccatgtttgaaATGGAGACTCACATATCGTGCCTTTTCCCTGAGATCCTCGCCATTATTTTCAGTTATCTGGACGTAAAAGACAAAGGTAGAGTGGCTCAAGTGTGCGCGGCCTGGAGGGACGCCTCGTACCACAAGTCTGTGTGGAGGGGGGTGGAAGCCAAACTCCATCTGCGGCGAGCCAACCCGTCCCTGTTCCCAAGCCTGCAGACCAGAGGGATCAAGAAAGTGCAGATTCTGAGTCTCAGGAGGAGTTTGAGCTACGTGATCCAGGGCATGCCGCACATCGAAAGTCTAAACTTGTGTGGATGTTTTAACCTGACAGACAACGGACTGGGACACGCTTTTGTACAGGACATCCCGTCCCTGCGCGTGCTCAACCTGAGCCTGTGTAAGCAGATCACGGACTCCAGCCTGGGCCGCATCGCGCAGTACCTCAAAAATCTGGAGGTGCTGGAGCTAGGAGGCTGCAGTAACATCACCAACACGGGTCTGCTGCTCATTGCCTGGGGCCTGCACCGGCTCAAGAGCCTAAACCTGCGCAGCTGCAGACATGTGTCCGACGTGGGCATAGGGCACCTGGCGGGAATGACCCGCAGCGCCGCGGAGGGCTGCCTATCTCTGGAGAAGCTCACCCTGCAGGACTGCCAGAAGCTCACAGACCTGTCCCTCAAACACGTCTCCAAAGGTCTGAACAAGCTAAAGGTGCTAAACCTGAGCTTCTGTGGGGGAATATCGGACGCTGGCATGATCCACCTGTCACACATGACCAACCTGTGCTGCCTGAACCTCCGGTCATGTGATAACATCAGTGACACGGGCATCATGCACCTGGCCATGGGCACACTCTGCCTCTGTGGGCTGGACGTCTCTTTCTGTGATAAGATTGGAGATCAGAGTCTGGCTTACATTGCACAGGGCTTGTACCAGCTCAAGTCCCTCTCCCTATGCTCCTGTCATATCAGTGACGATGGCATCAACCGCATGGTGCGCCAGATGCATGAACTGAAGACTCTGAACATCGGACAGTGTGTCCGCATAACTGACAAAGGGTTGGAGCTCATAGCTGACCATCTGACCCAGCTCACAGGGATAGATCTGTATGGTTGTACAAAAATCACCAAAAGAGGTTTGGAGAGAATCACGCAGCTCCCATGCCTTAAAGTGTTAAATCTGGGACTGTGGCAGATGACTGAGAGTGAGAGGATGAGGTGAGGACCACTTGTCATGTCTGTTGGATACTAAAATGCTTGAGGTCATTGTTCACCTTGACATGCGTCTCCACTCTTTGAATTCAGTTGGCTCTTACTTCAGCCCGTGCGGGTTTCATGAGCTACCTCACCCTTTGACACAGGAGTGCCTACTATTGTTGAAAAAGGCATTGACTATTTTTGTGACCCAAAACAGTGGACATTTTCATATTAAGGAC
This genomic window contains:
- the LOC117372191 gene encoding F-box/LRR-repeat protein 14-like, producing MFEMETHISCLFPEILAIIFSYLDVKDKGRVAQVCAAWRDASYHKSVWRGVEAKLHLRRANPSLFPSLQTRGIKKVQILSLRRSLSYVIQGMPHIESLNLCGCFNLTDNGLGHAFVQDIPSLRVLNLSLCKQITDSSLGRIAQYLKNLEVLELGGCSNITNTGLLLIAWGLHRLKSLNLRSCRHVSDVGIGHLAGMTRSAAEGCLSLEKLTLQDCQKLTDLSLKHVSKGLNKLKVLNLSFCGGISDAGMIHLSHMTNLCCLNLRSCDNISDTGIMHLAMGTLCLCGLDVSFCDKIGDQSLAYIAQGLYQLKSLSLCSCHISDDGINRMVRQMHELKTLNIGQCVRITDKGLELIADHLTQLTGIDLYGCTKITKRGLERITQLPCLKVLNLGLWQMTESERMR